Below is a window of Candidozyma auris chromosome 3, complete sequence DNA.
AAGGTTTcaggatgaagatgacctAGATGTTACGAGGAATCTCGATTGAAATTGGCAGGCTCACTGAATCATGATTTTTGAATCTGGGTCTTTTGCAAAAATATATGTCAATCACGGCATCACGATTGTGAGTTTTCGACAATAGaagtttgcaaccacagtAGCGCGCCTAGGTACGGAATAGCGGGAGATAGGATCTCTTGTGTTTGTCCAGAAAGATAAGGCCATTGTTGGAGACTATTTGAATGTCTCTAGTGGGGATGAGACGAGATACTGGACCAATTCTATTTTTAGTCCTAATACTGAGGCGTTTTCACGTAACTGACTGGTGGCATCTTGTCGTTTATACTGGGCGGTAGAAGTATGGCGCGCACGTGATCTACATACAAGAGAAGCATGAGTCAGTTAAGCAATGTCGCGAATGTCGCGAGTGCCGCAAGGACATCACGTTGATTTATACTAGCGCATGACACGAGAATGGGGTAAGAAGTGGAAGATTAATAGGGAAGGAGATTTTCTTGAATGTGAGCTCAtcgttgaaaaaaatcatttTGAACTGTCGTAATTGGAAAGTTTAAAAATTTCAGTGGCGAATCAAATACGCATGTGGGGTCGGCCATTCTCGGTCTCAAGGAAAGCGTGTTTCTCGGCTCCTGTTGCTTGCTACACGGCTGCGAAACCGAAAGGTTGCTCCGGGACAACCTTAGAGAGCAATATTCAAGAAGTGATGGATGAAAATACACGTAACTGAGCAGTGGTTGAAATTTTGCCTTCACTTTGACTTGCAAATAATATTCTACAGTGTTTCAGGTTTGATCTCGCACCTGTCTTATCCGCACCCCTCTTATCCGGACGAATACCTTAGCTGCAAACACGCTCTCCCAAACCCCACTTCAACGCACAATCGTGTGATGTGAGCTCTTGGGATGGCGCAATTGAGGATTCTTGCCTGGAGTAAATCATTGAATGCTCCGTTCAACCTGTTGCTTTTGATAAAAGATGCATTTGTATATATATATCACGTGATTAGCAAAAATGTCGCGCTTCGTTCACCCCCTTggacaaaaacaaaaaaaaagtgcgCTGTCATAATATGGTGCCCAATTTTTCCCTACTTTGTTTTTCTAGTACAGTACAGCAGCATACAATCTTACACATctcgttttttttttttttttttgcccttCCCATTTCTcagaaaaaagaacacCACCCGTTTTaagtccttcttctttcttcttcttttttcaaccaccagaggaaagaaagacGTCAGAACCCCCGGGGCATAgtattttattttttttttttcccttcCACGTTAATATTCtaaaagaagagccagcgccgccttttttttttttctcccgTCTTTCCCAGCCCTCCTTTTTCTCCCGCCCACCAAATTCCATCAAATTCCACCAACATCCAGACAAGGTGGACTTATCCTAAATTTTAAACTACTGCTTTTTTCGGAACTCATAGTTATTTCATCATGGCCGaccatcaagaagcagataTCGACTCCATTGTCGACAGATTATTGGAAGTCAGAGGGTCTCGTCCCGGTAAACAAGTGACGCTCTTGGAGCACGAGATTCGTTACTTGTGCACGAAAGCCAGGGAGATTTTCATCCAGCAACCCATTTTATTGGAGTTGGAGGCGCCCATCAAGATTTGTGGCGACATCCATGGCCAGTATTATGACCTATTGCGCCTCTTTGAGTATGGTGGTTTCCCGCCAGAGGCAAACTACTTGTTTCTTGGTGACTACGTCGACAGAGGGAAGCAGTCGTTGGAGACGATCTGCCTCTTGTTGGCGTACAAGATTAAGTACCCAGAAAACTTTTTCATCTTGAGAGGCAACCACGAGTGCGCCTCCATCAATCGTATCTATGGTTTCTACGACGAGTGCAAGAGAAGGTACAACATCAAGTTGTGGAAAACATTCACCGACTGCTTCAACTGCTTGCCTATTGCCGCcatcattgatgagaagatcttcaccatGCATGGAGGTTTGTCTCCCGACTTGAACTCGATGGAGCAAATTAGAAGAGTCATGAGACCCACAGACATCCCCGACGTCGGCTTGCTTTGCGACTTATTGTGGTCCGATCCCGACAAGGACATTGCCGGCTGGTCCGAGAACGACCGTGGTGTTTCTTTCACGTTTGGTCCCGACGTTGTGTCTCGATTCTTGCAAAAACATGATATGGATTTGATATGCAGAGCTCACCAGGTGGTGGAGGACGGCTATGAGTTCTTCTCTAAGAGACAGTTGGTGACATTGTTCTCCGCTCCAAACTACTGTGGTGAGTTTGACAATGCCGGTGCCATGATGAGCGTGGACGAGTCCTTGCTCTGTTCTTTCCAGATCTTAAAACCAGCTGACAAGAGACCAAGGTATCCCCCTCCAAACAGCGTTGGCAATAACCGCCCGGTGACTCCTCCAAGAAAGGCAAAGCGTGGCTCCAAGTAAGCAAAACGTCTCATTACCTATATTTGGGCGTTCTTTAGACATGGCCGCCTTTTTGCAATtatgttgatgatgttttttACGATGTCGAATTTGGGGAATCGCTCCATCGGTGCCCCATATTTCCTTTCCTCAGATCAGGATTTTATTCCCCTGTTGTGgctttcatctttttgaagcCGTGTATTTTAGCCCCGAGCCGATTCAGCACCGGTATCGGTGACCAGACTAATCCAGTCCATTCTTTAACATGCATCCACTTTACGAAGCCAGATTATATtaccactttttttttgttttgctAGTTGGGTTTGCTGCTCACTGAATTGATGTATGTCGACAACCCGAAGACATACCCACTCATGCTTCGCCATAATATTTATGTTGACAGCCAGAGACAAATGTAAATATCTTCATGAGGCTGCTGCGAAACGGGTG
It encodes the following:
- the GLC7 gene encoding type 1 serine/threonine-protein phosphatase catalytic subunit GLC7; the encoded protein is MADHQEADIDSIVDRLLEVRGSRPGKQVTLLEHEIRYLCTKAREIFIQQPILLELEAPIKICGDIHGQYYDLLRLFEYGGFPPEANYLFLGDYVDRGKQSLETICLLLAYKIKYPENFFILRGNHECASINRIYGFYDECKRRYNIKLWKTFTDCFNCLPIAAIIDEKIFTMHGGLSPDLNSMEQIRRVMRPTDIPDVGLLCDLLWSDPDKDIAGWSENDRGVSFTFGPDVVSRFLQKHDMDLICRAHQVVEDGYEFFSKRQLVTLFSAPNYCGEFDNAGAMMSVDESLLCSFQILKPADKRPRYPPPNSVGNNRPVTPPRKAKRGSK